Proteins found in one Crassostrea angulata isolate pt1a10 chromosome 3, ASM2561291v2, whole genome shotgun sequence genomic segment:
- the LOC128177218 gene encoding mesenchyme-specific cell surface glycoprotein-like yields the protein MGNKVGVFTDEQIEAFQDCTFFTKKEILRIFRRFRELAPNAIPKVMSSVDTNRIRLPYQQVKAMTELKENPFCERICQVFSEDGTGALSFEDFLDLFSVLSEIAPRELKTVYAFKIYGKFHWSLDFDGDNYLGKEDLRSTLRCLTRNELSEEEVEFVVEKVLEETDLDDDGKLSYIEFEHVISRSPDFMTPRFHIFTDPPIFSLLKRLVNLGKQLLVCRLKSTMKLAIVLLSILFTCCNARLQLSRQSYMKFPYQYNNGDPTSPRYGLFQNAAHKAAFHTVDKILYVASARSAQKYLHIIDMNNPAAPAILMTHVFENTVDGHITALDACSDTIAVALSAADPVGEGHIELFTPYNRADRVFTRTHRITVGVNPKDVAHTSDCTRLVVANSGAATLNPTSNTFTDPEGSVTIIIRNDQGFPIEINMDFTQLNDRVVDYITNGVRYVFRGDHGAGIVNTFSQDLEPESVTISNDDRFAFVSCQRNNAILKIDMFNQRIIELYSLGAKNWTSFNIDTSDMNDAANLRYHTVYSFYQPAQLAYSVIDGKGYVVSVDTGKMTTYTQAQHGYAFNDGVRARVAWSDGELDTTTMNPTLLTQIQDNQQLGRVHMSRVDGYNIFNKIGDVFLFGGRGISLWDSTTMAHVFDSGDDLERRASQLYPNTFNGDCSNGNQSPTQQVDERSDDMGPEPGALASGVVGTTPVLIVGSRNGVIYVFNMRGVSANFESAHREGSTNDIWNNLYTNDAAGDQIISDMGFVGAGNSPSGTPFVYVIGQATGSLSIYNVVDVPDIF from the exons ATGGGAAACAAAGTTGGAGTGTTTACTGATGAACAGATAGAAGCTTTCCAG GACTGTACGTTCTTCacaaagaaagaaatactgaG AATATTCAGACGGTTCAGAGAACTTGCTCCAAACGCTATCCCCAAAGTGATGTCCAGTGTGGATACCAACAGGATTCGGTTACCATACCAACAGGTCAAGGCAATGACGGAACTCAAA GAGAACCCGTTCTGTGAGCGTATCTGCCAAGTTTTCTCGGAGGACGGCACTGGCGCCCTGTCTTTTGAGGATTTCCTGGACCTGTTCTCCGTGCTTAGCGAGATAGCACCAAGAGAACTGAAGACAGTTTACGCCTTTAAAATTTATGGCAA attTCATTGGTCCTTAG ATTTTGACGGGGATAACTATTTGGGGAAGGAAGACCTGCGCTCCACTCTGCGCTGTCTGACAAGGAACGAGCTATCGGAGGAGGAAGTGGAGTTCGTCGTTGAAAAA GTGTTAGAAGAAACGGACCTTGATGATGACGGAAAGCTCTCCTACATCGAATTCGAACACGTCATCTCCAGGTCCCCGGATTTTATGAC ACCTCGCTTCCACATATTCACTGATCCACCCATCTTCTCTCTACTGAAGCGGTTAGTCAACCTTGGCAAACAACTTCTTGTATGTCGATTAA AATCGACGATGAAGCTAGCCATTGTCCTCCTTTCGATTCTCTTCACGTGTTGCAATGCCCGACTTCAGCTCTCCAGACAGTCTTACATGAAATTCCCCTACCAGTATAACAACGGGGACCCAACCAGCCCGCGATACGGTCTCTTCCAGAATGCCGCCCACAAAGCAGCCTTCCACACCGTAGATAAAATTCTTTACGTCGCTT CTGCGCGATCGGCACAGAAATACCTCCACATCATTGACATGAACAACCCCGCCGCTCCCGCCATATTGATGACGCACGTGTTCGAAAACACGGTAGATGGACATATAACAGCGTTGGACGCATGCTCAGACACCATCGCCGTGGCTCTCTCCGCCGCGGACCCCGTTGGGGAGGGTCACATCGAACTCTTCACCCCGTACAACAGAGCCGATCGAGTATTTACCCGTACGCACAGAATCACAG TTGGTGTGAATCCAAAGGACGTAGCTCACACCTCAGACTGCACTAGACTAGTCGTCGCTAACTCCGGGGCTGCTACTCTGAACCCCACATCTAACACTTTTACTGACCCTGAAGGATCGGTGACCATTATCATCAGAAACGACCAGGGATTTCCCATCGAAATCAACATGGATTTTACTCAGCTGAATGACAG AGTTGTTGATTACATTACTAATGGTGTTCGATATGTTTTCCGTGGAGACCACGGCGCTGGAATAGTCAACACATTTTCACAGGATCTCGAGCCCGAGTCAGTGACCATCAGTAACGATGATAGATTCGCTTTCGTCTCTTGTCAG AGAAACAACGCCATTCTGAAGATCGACATGTTTAACCAGAGGATCATAGAACTCTACTCCCTGGGGGCCAAGAACTGGACAAGCTTCAATATAGACACCAGTGACATGAATGACG CTGCCAACCTGCGCTATCACACGGTCTATTCCTTCTACCAGCCTGCACAGCTCGCATACAGTGTCATTGACGGCAAAGGTTACGTCGTTTCCGTCGACACCGGTAAAATGACGACTTACACGCAGGCGCAACATGGCTATGCGTTCAACGATGGTGTGAGAGCTCGGGTTGCCTGGAGTG ACGGTGAACTAGATACTACCACCATGAACCCCACGCTTCTCACTCAAATCCAGGACAACCAGCAGCTAG GAAGAGTACACATGAGCCGAGTAGATGGatataacattttcaacaaaatcGGTGACGTTTTCCTCTTTGGTGGGCGTGGCATTTCTCTGTGGGATTCCACCACAATGGCCCACGTGTTTGACAGTGGGGATGATTTAGAGAGAAGAGCCTCTCAGCTCTATCCAAACACGTTCAATGGAGATTGTTCAAACGGCAACCAATCTCCAACACAGCAGGTTGACGAGAGGTCCGATGATATG GGCCCTGAGCCCGGCGCCCTGGCCTCGGGCGTGGTGGGAACCACCCCTGTCCTCATCGTGGGCTCAAGGAATGGAGTAATCTATGTCTTTAATATGAGGGGTGTTAGCGCCAATTTTGAGAGCGCCCACCGCGAAGGATCCACTAATGACATCTGGAACAATCTGTATACTAACGATGCCGCTGGAGATCAAATCATCTCTGATATGGG TTTTGTCGGGGCGGGAAACAGTCCATCCGGTACGCCATTTGTCTACGTCATCGGACAAGCCACGGGATCTCTCTCCATTTATAATGTTGTTGATGTACCtgacatattttaa
- the LOC128177216 gene encoding mesenchyme-specific cell surface glycoprotein-like, which translates to MRSLFVLFAILLAHSEARLQLSRQSYMKLPYQFTNGDPTNPRYGLFQNAAHKAAFHTVDKILYVASARSTEKYLHIIDMNNPASPSILMTHVFDNAVDGMITSVKACTDTIAVTLTAADPVSEGHIELFTPYNRADRVFTRVGRIAVGVHPKDMAATSDCTRLVVANEGPVAINPVSGTLSDPEGSVTIIVRNDQGFPVEINMGFQQLNDRVVDYITNGVRYVFRGDHGVGIVNTFSQDLEPESVTISNDDRFAFVSCQENNAVLKIDLFNQRIIELYALGAKNWTSYNLDASDQNDAANLRFHTVYSFYQPGKLAYGVVDGKGYLVSADTGKTKTLTTAQHGYAFSDNTRARVAYNDGELDITTMDPTLLSQIQDNQQLGRVHMSRVDGYNIFNRIGDVFLFGGRGISLWDSTTMAHVFDSGDDLERRASQFYPNTFNGDCSNGNQSPTQQVDERSDDMGPEPQALATGTVGTTPVLIVGSRNGLIYVFNMRGVSANFESVHREGSTNDIWNNLYANDAAGDQMISDIGFVGAGDSPSGTPFVYVIGQATGSLSVYNVVDVPDIF; encoded by the exons ATGAGGTCACTCTTCGTTCTTTTTGCGATCCTCCTGGCCCACTCTGAGGCCAGACTACAGCTCTCTAGACAGTCCTACATGAAATTACCCTACCAGTTTACCAACGGGGACCCCACTAACCCGCGATACGGTCTCTTCCAGAATGCCGCCCACAAAGCAGCCTTCCACACCGTAGATAAAATTCTTTACGTCGCTT ctGCGCGATCAACAGAGAAATACCTCCACATTATTGACATGAACAATCCCGCCAGTCCCTCCATCTTGATGACGCACGTGTTCGATAACGCCGTTGACGGAATGATCACCTCCGTCAAGGCGTGCACAGACACCATCGCCGTAACCTTGACCGCTGCTGACCCAGTATCTGAAGGTCATATCGAGCTCTTCACACCGTACAACAGGGCTGACCGGGTATTTACCAGAGTCGGAAGAATAGCTG TGGGAGTTCACCCAAAGGATATGGCTGCTACTAGCGACTGTACGAGATTGGTTGTTGCTAATGAGGGTCCAGTTGCTATCAACCCGGTGTCAGGTACCCTCAGTGATCCCGAGGGCTCAGTCACGATCATAGTTAGGAACGATCAGGGCTTCCCAGTAGAAATCAACATGGGCTTCCAACAGCTTAACGACAG AGTTGTTGATTACATAACTAATGGTGTTCGATATGTTTTCCGTGGAGACCACGGCGTTGGAATAGTCAACACATTTTCACAGGATCTCGAGCCCGAGTCAGTGACCATCAGTAACGATGATAGATTCGCTTTCGTCTCATGTCAG GAAAACAACGCTGTTTTGAAAATTGACCTGTTCAATCAAAGGATAATCGAGCTTTACGCTCTGGGAGCCAAGAACTGGACAAGTTATAACCTTGATGCTAGCGACCAGAACGACG CTGCCAATCTGCGTTTCCACACTGTCTACTCGTTCTACCAGCCAGGCAAACTTGCTTATGGGGTCGTTGATGGTAAAGGATACCTTGTTTCCGCCGATACCGGGAAAACAAAGACCCTGACAACGGCACAACATGGCTATGCTTTCTCTGACAACACCAGAGCGAGAGTTGCGTATAATG ATGGTGAACTTGATATTACTACAATGGACCCCACTCTTCTGTCTCAAATACAAGATAACCAACAGCTGG GAAGAGTACACATGAGCCGAGTAGATGGTTATAACATTTTCAACAGAATCGGTGACGTTTTCCTCTTTGGTGGGCGTGGCATTTCTCTGTGGGATTCCACCACAATGGCTCACGTGTTTGACAGTGGGGATGATTTAGAGAGAAGAGCCTCTCAATTCTATCCAAACACTTTCAATGGAGATTGTTCAAACGGCAACCAATCTCCAACACAGCAAGTTGACGAGAGGTCCGATGATATG GGTCCTGAGCCTCAGGCTTTGGCTACGGGCACTGTGGGCACCACGCCCGTTCTGATTGTGGGCTCCAGAAACGGCCTCATTTACGTCTTTAACATGAGGGGGGTCAGCGCCAACTTTGAAAGCGTCCACCGTGAGGGCTCTACGAACGATATCTGGAACAACCTGTACGCTAACGACGCCGCCGGCGACCAGATGATCTCCGACATAGG TTTTGTCGGGGCGGGAGACAGCCCATCTGGTACCCCATTCGTCTACGTCATCGGACAAGCCACGGGATCTCTCTCCGTTTATAATGTTGTTGATGTACCTGacatattctaa